One genomic segment of Spirochaetota bacterium includes these proteins:
- a CDS encoding SNF2-related protein, translating to MKAETVPVAEDLFSLASVEPAGTGIDGEDELRSLLLDGPLPLDGRFELRAEACALQLAHANNKILSLSNSRTRILAHQVESTHRIVNSLNRRFIIADEVGLGKTIEAGLVIKELIYRHGYARILIISPASLLLQWQHEMENKFNEHFEVLDRRFIRRAQTRGGRGSNPWRFCEKAICSLDFIKNRCFAASLSASRWDAVIFDEAHRLRRDSQKSTLAYTVAEVLSRNTRSLLLLTATPFRGKLEELYYLVGLVDKNLLGPYQTFYNRYCMDGADLAPLRDRLSSVLIRRTKKEVGGFTRRFARTIRFDLYPGERELYDATTRYVVEEFNRAMQAENRAVGFVMTVFQKLLDSSSFALLSALANRRNNLAAMLERAESAAAAHPEFDPEDADIDDENADEAVAALVRKSAAEIREEIATLERLIALARSITINKKGEKLASLLRQLRRQGHGKFIIFTQFRTTQEYLCGLLDDFSVELFHGSMDRDEKEKALLDFRQGAEVLICTEAGGEGRNMQFCNILINYDLPWSPLKIEQRIGRVHRFGQPYDVFIYNFSTRNTVAERVLEVLERKLKLFEESIGVPDVLLGRIEDELALSSLFMEMAAGVRPRKRILAEVDERIENARRSYEKLSDLTVARNLDFNYDEYYSITMKERQFSNRRIERFVERMGAIDGAVGEYLGRKNPRTGLYRIRPLPGRRVEASCYGSFDSKIALENESIEFLAFGHRIVDSLFARCGSDEFGGKTGVKIIRSPAPFKGMVFCYLVTLNALSPTQELMVVAADGTGRRDDEFSEIEREFIEQEGMEVSGGDFDRDFRRVITAAGDRFDEARGRLERRMERRLADLRETLDLSIDPEIDKITEASDTRIRELSEQLERQECQHKWFGRDMRSALTRTRNEIAQVEMERERLLAGYRRCVEARPAVRLVCAGVLIAVADALSRNVF from the coding sequence ACCCGTAGCCGAGGACCTTTTCTCACTCGCTTCCGTGGAGCCTGCCGGAACAGGTATCGACGGCGAGGACGAGCTACGTTCGCTCCTTCTGGACGGGCCACTGCCATTGGACGGGCGCTTCGAGCTTCGGGCCGAGGCATGCGCCCTTCAGCTCGCGCACGCCAACAACAAGATACTCTCGCTCTCCAATTCGAGGACGCGCATACTCGCCCACCAGGTCGAGAGCACGCACCGCATCGTGAACAGCCTTAACCGGCGGTTTATCATCGCCGACGAGGTCGGCCTGGGAAAGACGATCGAGGCGGGGCTGGTCATCAAGGAACTCATCTACCGCCACGGTTACGCGAGGATACTCATCATCTCGCCCGCCTCGCTCCTGCTCCAGTGGCAGCACGAAATGGAAAACAAGTTCAACGAGCACTTCGAGGTCCTCGACCGGCGGTTCATACGCCGTGCGCAGACCAGGGGAGGCCGCGGCTCCAACCCGTGGCGTTTCTGCGAGAAGGCGATCTGCTCGCTCGATTTCATCAAGAACAGGTGCTTCGCCGCGAGCCTCTCCGCGAGTCGCTGGGACGCCGTCATCTTCGACGAGGCCCACCGACTTCGCCGCGATTCGCAGAAAAGCACGCTCGCCTATACTGTCGCGGAGGTGCTTTCGCGCAACACCAGGTCGCTCCTTCTGCTTACGGCTACTCCCTTCCGGGGGAAGCTCGAGGAGCTCTACTACCTCGTAGGGCTCGTCGATAAAAACCTTCTGGGACCCTACCAGACGTTCTACAACAGGTACTGCATGGATGGCGCCGATCTCGCGCCGCTCCGCGACCGGCTTTCATCGGTCCTCATACGCCGCACCAAGAAAGAGGTGGGCGGGTTCACGCGCCGATTCGCGCGGACGATTCGTTTCGACCTGTATCCCGGGGAACGGGAGCTGTACGACGCGACCACCCGGTACGTGGTGGAGGAGTTCAACAGAGCCATGCAGGCCGAAAACCGCGCCGTTGGTTTCGTAATGACCGTATTCCAGAAACTCCTCGACTCGTCCTCCTTCGCGCTGCTCTCGGCGCTCGCCAACAGGAGGAACAACCTTGCCGCGATGCTGGAACGGGCCGAATCCGCCGCCGCGGCGCACCCGGAATTCGATCCGGAAGACGCCGATATCGACGACGAAAACGCGGACGAGGCCGTTGCGGCGCTGGTGCGGAAAAGCGCCGCCGAAATACGCGAGGAGATCGCCACGCTCGAACGGCTCATCGCCCTGGCGCGCTCGATCACCATCAACAAGAAGGGCGAAAAACTCGCCTCGTTGCTGCGCCAGCTCAGAAGGCAGGGGCACGGCAAGTTCATAATATTCACACAGTTTCGCACAACTCAGGAGTATTTGTGCGGCCTCCTGGACGACTTCAGCGTCGAGCTTTTCCACGGATCCATGGACAGGGACGAAAAGGAAAAGGCGCTCCTCGACTTCAGGCAGGGGGCCGAGGTGCTCATCTGCACCGAGGCGGGCGGCGAGGGGCGCAACATGCAGTTCTGCAACATCCTGATCAACTACGACCTCCCCTGGTCCCCGCTCAAAATCGAGCAGCGCATCGGAAGGGTGCACCGTTTCGGCCAGCCGTATGACGTTTTCATCTACAACTTTTCGACCCGGAACACGGTGGCCGAACGCGTGCTCGAGGTGCTCGAGAGAAAGCTCAAGCTTTTCGAGGAGTCCATCGGCGTCCCCGACGTGCTCCTGGGGCGGATTGAGGACGAGCTCGCCCTTTCAAGCCTCTTCATGGAGATGGCGGCCGGGGTGAGGCCGCGAAAGAGGATTCTGGCCGAGGTCGACGAGCGCATTGAAAACGCGCGCAGAAGCTATGAAAAACTGTCCGACCTCACCGTGGCGAGGAACCTCGATTTCAATTATGACGAATACTATTCTATCACGATGAAGGAGCGCCAGTTCTCGAACAGGCGGATCGAGCGATTTGTCGAGCGGATGGGAGCGATCGACGGCGCAGTCGGTGAATACCTGGGCCGGAAAAACCCGCGCACGGGGCTGTACCGGATCAGGCCCCTTCCCGGCAGGAGGGTCGAAGCGTCCTGTTACGGGAGTTTCGACAGTAAAATCGCCCTCGAGAACGAGAGCATAGAATTCCTCGCCTTCGGGCACCGCATCGTTGATTCCCTGTTCGCCCGCTGCGGAAGCGATGAATTCGGCGGGAAGACCGGCGTCAAGATCATTCGCTCGCCGGCCCCGTTTAAGGGGATGGTCTTCTGCTATCTGGTGACCCTCAACGCCCTTTCACCGACGCAGGAGCTCATGGTGGTGGCCGCCGATGGAACGGGAAGGCGAGACGACGAATTTTCTGAAATCGAAAGAGAGTTTATCGAGCAGGAGGGGATGGAGGTCTCCGGCGGGGATTTTGATCGGGATTTCCGACGCGTTATAACCGCAGCCGGCGATCGTTTCGACGAGGCCCGGGGCAGGCTCGAGCGCAGGATGGAGCGAAGGCTTGCCGATCTCCGCGAAACGCTCGACCTGTCCATCGATCCCGAGATAGACAAGATCACCGAGGCTTCCGACACCCGGATCAGGGAACTCTCGGAGCAGCTCGAGAGGCAGGAGTGTCAGCATAAATGGTTCGGAAGGGATATGCGAAGCGCTCTCACGCGAACGCGCAATGAAATCGCCCAGGTGGAAATGGAGCGGGAACGTCTCCTCGCGGGCTACAGGCGCTGCGTCGAGGCCAGGCCTGCGGTCCGACTGGTCTGCGCCGGCGTGTTAATTGCGGTTGCGGACGCGCTCAGCCGAAATGTTTTTTGA
- a CDS encoding TIGR02266 family protein, with translation MEEKRKHLRVQKRIKSEVRSDQGITLSATFDMSHGGLFITTPEPMGEGSEVELSLYIPGEEPVNMKGTIRWKREDESDQIKAGMGIEFIDASDETIKKLKKHFG, from the coding sequence ATGGAAGAAAAAAGGAAACACCTCAGGGTACAGAAACGGATTAAATCGGAGGTCCGTTCCGATCAGGGTATCACCCTCAGCGCGACATTCGACATGAGCCATGGCGGCCTGTTCATAACCACCCCCGAACCCATGGGCGAGGGCTCCGAGGTCGAGCTCTCCCTCTACATCCCTGGCGAGGAACCCGTCAACATGAAGGGGACCATACGCTGGAAGCGGGAGGACGAGTCCGATCAAATCAAGGCGGGCATGGGCATTGAATTTATCGACGCCTCGGATGAAACGATTAAAAAGCTCAAAAAACATTTCGGCTGA
- a CDS encoding LON peptidase substrate-binding domain-containing protein, translating into MKEKSLPIIFLQKQVVFPYCNVSFSSGNKNLAKISQGDRVVALPVRTVLDVLFPSGRMATLSEVVEIKREERAWSVHLKGISRVRLGRLSRFANAVYEGVDEVERPGQERLREDLRKKSQELIFLINVNESDKLIHLLNFLVNLPQLADFVSNYFILKFPRRYEIFIEGDVELRARKLLAVLDDLIADLKAKRERERE; encoded by the coding sequence ATGAAAGAAAAATCTCTTCCGATAATATTTCTTCAAAAGCAGGTGGTGTTCCCATACTGCAACGTCTCGTTTAGTTCGGGTAATAAAAATCTCGCCAAGATCAGCCAGGGGGACAGGGTCGTGGCCCTTCCGGTACGCACCGTGCTGGATGTTCTGTTTCCCAGCGGAAGGATGGCGACGCTTTCCGAGGTGGTTGAAATCAAGCGGGAGGAGCGCGCCTGGAGCGTTCATCTGAAGGGAATTTCGCGTGTCCGCCTCGGGCGTTTGTCAAGGTTCGCCAACGCCGTATACGAGGGTGTCGACGAGGTGGAGAGGCCCGGCCAGGAGCGCCTGCGCGAGGATTTGAGAAAAAAATCCCAGGAACTCATCTTCCTGATAAACGTCAACGAGTCAGACAAGCTCATCCACCTTCTCAACTTTCTGGTGAACCTTCCGCAGCTGGCGGATTTTGTGTCGAATTATTTTATATTGAAGTTTCCCCGGAGATATGAGATATTCATAGAGGGGGACGTTGAACTGCGCGCAAGGAAACTGCTCGCCGTGCTCGACGATCTTATCGCCGACCTCAAGGCCAAAAGAGAAAGGGAGCGGGAATGA